One stretch of Candidatus Thermoplasmatota archaeon DNA includes these proteins:
- a CDS encoding elongation factor EF-2, translating into MGRKEDNIQKATSLMNKLDFIRNIGTAAHIDHGKTTFSDNLLAGCGMMSEDLAGKQLVLDFDEQEQARGITINAASASMVHTFENNQYLVNLIDTPGHVDFGGDVTRAMRAIDGCIVLVCAVEGAMPQTETVIRQALREKVRPVLFINKVDRLINELRVTPEEMQQRFIRIITKFNELLNKMVPEEFKGKWNVKVEDGSVAFGSAFHNWAISVPFMKKTGMSFKDIYEYCKNNDQKTLAKKAPIHEVVLDMVIRHLPSPKVAQQYRIPHIWRGDLESPLGKSMLTCDPNGPLALMITKIILDPHAGEVAVGRMFSGKITRGQEVVVAGMPNKNRVQQVNLMVGADRIPVEFVSAGNIVAVTGIKDAIAGSTITDNPDAEPFERIVHVSEPVVTVAVEAKNTKDLPRLVEVLKSVSKADPSIQVQINQETGENLMSGMGELHLEITEYRIRNDHKLDIICSEPIVVYRETVGKKSPYKFEGKSPNKHNRFYIEVEPLPEAVVKAIYNNEIPENVKKFKKEVAKQLQDLGLDKEVAKGVFGIKGLNIITDVTKGIQHLFETRELIKEAFDEVMKNGPTAAEPCQGLLVKLVDAKLHEDAIHRGPAQVIPAARNAIYGAITISDPILLEPIQKVFISTPQELMGDATRELNTRRAVVKDMTTEGDMVTIEAQAPVAEMFGFASAIRSATGGRVLWNTENKGFEPLPRNLQANIVKSIRERKGLKPEPYPPEYYMD; encoded by the coding sequence ATGGGTCGAAAAGAAGATAACATCCAAAAAGCGACAAGCCTTATGAATAAGCTTGATTTTATTAGAAATATTGGAACAGCAGCGCATATCGATCATGGAAAAACTACGTTTTCAGATAACCTTCTAGCAGGCTGTGGGATGATGAGTGAGGATCTCGCAGGAAAACAGCTTGTCCTTGATTTTGATGAACAGGAACAAGCACGTGGTATTACAATCAATGCAGCTTCAGCATCCATGGTTCACACTTTTGAAAACAACCAATACCTCGTTAACCTTATCGATACACCAGGTCATGTCGATTTCGGTGGTGACGTCACTCGAGCAATGAGAGCAATTGACGGTTGTATTGTTCTTGTGTGCGCAGTAGAAGGAGCAATGCCGCAAACAGAAACAGTGATACGACAGGCACTTCGAGAAAAGGTACGGCCTGTACTCTTTATCAATAAAGTTGACCGCCTGATTAACGAACTCCGAGTAACTCCTGAGGAAATGCAACAACGATTCATTAGGATTATTACAAAGTTCAATGAACTTCTCAACAAAATGGTTCCTGAAGAGTTCAAAGGGAAATGGAATGTTAAAGTAGAAGATGGCAGTGTTGCCTTCGGATCAGCATTTCATAACTGGGCAATATCAGTTCCATTTATGAAAAAAACAGGGATGAGTTTCAAAGATATCTATGAATACTGTAAAAACAATGATCAGAAAACACTTGCAAAGAAAGCCCCAATCCATGAAGTTGTTCTCGACATGGTTATCCGTCATCTTCCCTCACCCAAAGTTGCACAACAATATCGAATACCTCATATCTGGCGTGGAGATCTTGAAAGTCCTCTTGGAAAAAGTATGCTGACGTGTGATCCAAATGGTCCTCTTGCGCTCATGATCACAAAAATTATTCTTGACCCTCATGCAGGTGAAGTAGCTGTTGGACGTATGTTTAGCGGAAAAATCACCCGAGGTCAAGAAGTAGTTGTTGCAGGTATGCCGAATAAAAACCGTGTCCAGCAAGTCAACTTGATGGTTGGCGCGGATCGTATCCCTGTTGAATTTGTTAGTGCGGGAAATATTGTTGCTGTAACCGGTATAAAAGATGCAATCGCCGGAAGCACCATAACCGATAATCCTGATGCTGAGCCGTTTGAACGGATCGTCCACGTGTCAGAACCGGTTGTTACAGTTGCTGTCGAGGCAAAAAACACCAAAGATCTCCCTCGGCTTGTCGAGGTTTTAAAATCGGTCTCAAAGGCAGATCCGAGCATCCAAGTTCAAATCAATCAAGAAACCGGTGAAAACCTCATGTCAGGTATGGGTGAGCTTCACCTTGAAATCACTGAGTATCGAATACGAAATGATCATAAACTCGACATTATCTGCTCCGAACCTATTGTTGTCTATCGTGAAACCGTTGGGAAGAAAAGCCCGTATAAATTCGAAGGAAAATCACCAAACAAGCACAACCGTTTTTACATTGAAGTAGAACCGCTCCCAGAAGCAGTTGTCAAAGCCATCTATAACAATGAAATCCCTGAGAATGTTAAAAAATTTAAAAAAGAAGTAGCAAAACAACTCCAAGATCTCGGGCTTGATAAAGAAGTCGCAAAAGGAGTATTTGGAATAAAAGGATTAAATATTATTACTGATGTAACAAAAGGTATTCAACATCTTTTTGAAACACGAGAACTTATAAAAGAAGCGTTTGATGAGGTTATGAAAAACGGACCGACTGCCGCAGAACCATGCCAAGGATTGCTCGTAAAACTCGTTGATGCAAAACTCCATGAAGATGCAATTCATCGAGGTCCTGCACAAGTTATACCAGCAGCTCGCAATGCCATCTACGGAGCTATTACGATATCAGATCCAATACTGTTAGAACCCATTCAAAAAGTATTTATCAGCACCCCTCAAGAACTTATGGGTGATGCGACACGAGAGCTTAACACCCGCCGAGCTGTTGTTAAGGATATGACCACTGAAGGAGATATGGTTACTATCGAGGCGCAAGCACCTGTTGCTGAAATGTTTGGATTTGCTTCAGCAATACGGTCTGCAACCGGTGGGCGAGTACTGTGGAACACTGAAAACAAAGGTTTTGAGCCATTACCACGAAACCTCCAAGCAAATATTGTTAAGTCAATACGAGAACGAAAAGGACTCAAACCAGAACCATATCCACCTGAATACTACATGGATTAA
- a CDS encoding 30S ribosomal protein S7 produces the protein MTDKKETKMISSGFFPSLEKYDMSTVHIEDKGLERYINLENKDFFLGAPHANKWFGKSKISIIERLMNILMKTEVYTGKKTKAYKVVRDAFDIIDRKTKTNPMQILVDALQNAAPKEETTRLRYGGIMVPKAVDVAPQRRLDIALRNICLGAMNSSHKSAKPMQECLADEIIKASKNDPASFAIAKKNDVERVAKSAR, from the coding sequence ATGACTGATAAAAAAGAAACAAAAATGATCAGTTCTGGATTCTTTCCAAGCCTGGAAAAATACGACATGAGTACGGTTCATATTGAAGATAAGGGCCTTGAACGATACATCAACCTAGAAAATAAGGATTTCTTCCTTGGTGCACCTCATGCGAATAAATGGTTTGGAAAATCAAAAATCAGCATTATCGAACGACTTATGAATATACTTATGAAAACCGAAGTGTATACTGGAAAAAAAACCAAAGCCTACAAAGTTGTTCGAGATGCTTTTGACATTATCGACCGGAAAACAAAAACAAACCCGATGCAAATCCTTGTTGATGCATTACAAAACGCAGCACCAAAAGAAGAAACAACACGTCTTCGCTACGGCGGCATCATGGTTCCAAAAGCAGTTGATGTTGCACCACAACGACGTCTTGACATTGCGTTGAGGAATATCTGTCTTGGTGCTATGAATTCAAGTCATAAAAGTGCAAAGCCGATGCAAGAATGTCTTGCAGATGAAATCATCAAAGCAAGTAAAAATGATCCGGCATCCTTTGCCATTGCAAAGAAAAACGATGTTGAACGAGTTGCAAAATCAGCTCGATAA
- a CDS encoding 30S ribosomal protein S12, with the protein MGRGLNAARKIKKTKKKQRWSDRYYKRRVLHLKEKSDPLGGVPQAKGIVIEKVGVEAKQPNSAIRKCVKIQLIKNGRQITAFAPGNNAIGFIDEHDEVVVEGIGGRMGRSYGDIPGVRYKVIKVNDVSLDMLVKKKIEKPMRR; encoded by the coding sequence ATGGGCAGAGGATTAAACGCAGCAAGAAAAATAAAAAAAACAAAGAAAAAACAACGTTGGAGCGATCGATACTATAAACGCCGAGTGCTTCACCTTAAAGAAAAATCAGATCCTCTTGGAGGTGTCCCTCAGGCGAAAGGCATTGTCATTGAAAAAGTCGGTGTCGAGGCAAAACAACCTAACTCAGCCATTAGAAAATGCGTCAAGATACAACTGATCAAAAACGGCAGACAGATAACTGCATTTGCTCCAGGAAACAATGCAATAGGTTTCATCGATGAACACGATGAGGTAGTTGTTGAAGGAATTGGTGGAAGAATGGGACGAAGTTATGGTGATATCCCTGGTGTTCGCTACAAGGTTATTAAAGTTAACGATGTGTCACTTGATATGCTTGTTAAAAAGAAAATTGAAAAACCAATGAGACGATAA